A genomic segment from Pseudosulfitobacter sp. DSM 107133 encodes:
- the ccmE gene encoding cytochrome c maturation protein CcmE: MKSLKKQRRIQIILVTAVALALSTALIGFAMRDGINFFRAPSQVVADPPRPGEVFRIGGLVATGTLQRGQGEVIRFEVTDGGASVPVVFSGVLPDLFAEDQGMVGTGRYVNGVFEASEILAKHDETYMPKEVVDALKEQGVYKDPEG, translated from the coding sequence ATGAAAAGCCTCAAGAAACAACGGCGCATCCAGATCATTCTGGTCACAGCCGTGGCGCTGGCCCTCAGCACCGCGCTGATCGGCTTTGCCATGCGCGACGGCATCAATTTCTTCCGCGCGCCCAGCCAGGTTGTGGCCGACCCGCCGCGCCCGGGCGAAGTGTTCCGCATCGGCGGGCTGGTGGCCACAGGCACCTTGCAACGCGGGCAGGGCGAGGTGATCCGCTTTGAAGTGACCGACGGCGGCGCATCCGTGCCCGTGGTGTTCAGCGGCGTGCTGCCCGACCTCTTTGCCGAGGATCAGGGCATGGTCGGCACCGGCCGTTACGTCAACGGTGTGTTTGAAGCCTCTGAAATCCTTGCCAAACACGATGAAACCTACATGCCCAAAGAGGTCGTGGACGCGCTGAAGGAACAAGGCGTCTACAAGGATCCCGAGGGCTGA
- a CDS encoding calcium-binding protein produces MGALVFILPGLLLSWGIFELIDNNNDDDDNQEINGTEQADDLDGKNGNDLINGGAGNDNIEGGSGADSLRGDDGDDVIFGQQGDDDIDGGAGDDAIVAGRGADTAHGGAGDDWVEGDQGDDTLDGDAAHDLLLGGNGADTLSGGTGDDLLVGGRVSGLPLSFEQMKMLREGATVEDFEDEIPPSTFQLRDDGDVDVLNGGDGADALFLGAGDIGDGGAGIDDYMILQNQIGDAGPAIVQTFEDDEAIGVLSNSAIDPDITVDTDGDDALVLADDVIVARVLGAAGRIDASDIFVYNTSAIYTLG; encoded by the coding sequence ATGGGTGCTTTGGTATTTATCCTGCCCGGCCTGCTGCTGAGCTGGGGCATTTTTGAATTGATCGACAACAATAATGATGACGATGACAACCAGGAGATCAACGGCACCGAACAAGCCGATGATCTGGACGGCAAGAACGGCAATGACCTGATCAATGGCGGCGCCGGCAATGACAACATCGAAGGCGGCAGTGGTGCAGACAGTCTGCGCGGTGATGACGGCGATGATGTGATCTTTGGCCAGCAGGGCGATGATGACATCGACGGCGGCGCGGGCGATGACGCCATTGTGGCCGGACGGGGCGCTGACACCGCGCATGGCGGCGCAGGCGACGACTGGGTCGAGGGCGATCAGGGCGACGACACGCTGGACGGTGACGCGGCCCACGATCTGCTGCTGGGCGGCAACGGGGCCGACACCCTGTCGGGTGGCACAGGTGACGATCTGTTGGTTGGTGGCAGGGTCAGCGGCCTGCCGCTGTCGTTCGAGCAGATGAAGATGCTGCGCGAAGGTGCCACGGTCGAGGATTTCGAGGACGAGATACCCCCCAGCACCTTCCAGTTGCGCGATGATGGCGATGTTGATGTGCTGAACGGTGGTGACGGTGCTGACGCCCTGTTTCTGGGTGCCGGTGACATTGGCGACGGCGGCGCGGGCATTGACGACTATATGATTTTGCAGAACCAGATTGGCGACGCCGGCCCTGCGATTGTACAAACCTTTGAAGACGACGAGGCCATCGGGGTTTTGTCCAACAGTGCCATTGACCCGGACATCACGGTCGACACCGATGGCGACGACGCGCTGGTGCTGGCGGATGATGTGATCGTGGCACGGGTGCTTGGCGCGGCAGGCCGCATCGATGCCTCTGACATCTTTGTCTACAACACCTCGGCAATCTATACGCTGGGCTGA
- the murI gene encoding glutamate racemase encodes MAIGVFDSGLGGLTVLEAAQKRLPDVEFVYFADSAHAPYGVRTADDIYNLTTAAVQRLFDAGCDLVILACNTASAAALRRMQESWVPEGKRVLGVFVPLIEAMTERQWGDNSPPREVAVKHVALFATPATVSSRAFQRELAFRAIGVDVEAQACGGVVDAIEDGDMILAEALVRSHVDALKRKMPEPQAAILGCTHYPLLQETFQQALGADVQVYSQAALVGESLADYLDRHPDKMGSGSAAYLTTGDPKRVSDRATQFMRRQISFVSA; translated from the coding sequence ATGGCAATTGGTGTTTTTGACAGTGGTTTGGGCGGCCTGACCGTTCTGGAAGCAGCGCAAAAGCGTCTGCCGGATGTCGAGTTTGTCTATTTCGCAGACTCGGCCCATGCGCCTTATGGCGTGCGCACCGCCGATGATATCTACAACCTGACCACCGCCGCCGTGCAGCGGCTGTTCGATGCCGGTTGCGATCTGGTGATTCTGGCCTGCAACACCGCCTCGGCCGCCGCCCTGCGCCGCATGCAGGAAAGCTGGGTGCCCGAGGGCAAGCGGGTACTCGGCGTCTTCGTGCCACTGATCGAAGCCATGACCGAACGGCAATGGGGCGACAATTCCCCCCCGCGCGAAGTGGCCGTGAAACATGTGGCGCTGTTTGCCACCCCCGCCACCGTCAGCAGCCGCGCCTTCCAGCGCGAACTGGCCTTTCGCGCCATCGGCGTTGATGTCGAGGCACAGGCCTGCGGCGGCGTCGTCGATGCCATCGAAGACGGCGACATGATCCTGGCCGAGGCACTGGTGCGCAGCCATGTGGACGCGCTGAAACGCAAGATGCCGGAACCACAGGCGGCGATTCTGGGCTGCACCCACTATCCGCTGCTGCAAGAGACCTTCCAGCAGGCGCTGGGCGCAGATGTGCAGGTCTATTCGCAGGCCGCGCTGGTTGGCGAAAGCCTTGCGGACTATCTGGACCGCCACCCCGACAAGATGGGCAGCGGTTCGGCGGCCTATCTGACCACGGGCGACCCCAAACGGGTCAGCGACCGCGCGACACAGTTCATGCGACGACAAATCAGCTTTGTCTCTGCCTGA
- a CDS encoding lysophospholipid acyltransferase family protein: MAPSKRAIARDITYSHSATSRSGRAMIRLIENSTGRLNLIRRADGYQDEVAAGRDFWSVMVERYGLSLDVVGGALDNIPRTGPLILIANHPYGILDGMMMGHILSVMRGDFRILANAVFNRAEELNRVLLPISFDQTREALAQNIETRRTALGYLAQGGAIGIFPGGTVSTAARPFSRPMDPRWRSFTARMVAKSGATVVPVYFDGHTSRLFQLASHMHNTLRLGLLIKEFRKRVDTPVRVVVGDPLGRDVLDPLAGDSKQMMDFLRKATYDLNPGPVKHFDLGYEFEERHR; encoded by the coding sequence ATGGCCCCGTCCAAGCGCGCAATCGCGCGTGACATCACCTATTCCCATTCGGCCACTTCGCGCAGTGGCCGTGCGATGATCCGCCTGATTGAGAATTCGACAGGCCGGCTGAACCTGATCCGCCGCGCCGACGGCTATCAGGACGAGGTCGCGGCAGGACGTGATTTCTGGTCGGTGATGGTGGAACGCTACGGGCTGTCGCTGGACGTGGTCGGCGGCGCGCTGGACAACATTCCGCGCACCGGCCCGCTGATCCTGATCGCCAACCACCCCTACGGCATTCTCGACGGCATGATGATGGGGCATATCCTGTCGGTCATGCGCGGCGATTTCCGCATTCTGGCAAACGCGGTCTTTAACCGCGCCGAAGAGTTGAACCGCGTGCTGCTGCCCATCAGTTTTGACCAGACCCGCGAGGCGCTGGCGCAAAACATCGAAACACGGCGCACCGCGCTGGGCTATCTGGCGCAAGGGGGGGCCATCGGCATTTTCCCCGGCGGCACCGTCAGCACGGCAGCCCGACCGTTCTCGCGCCCCATGGACCCGCGCTGGCGCAGCTTTACCGCGCGGATGGTGGCCAAATCGGGCGCAACGGTGGTGCCGGTCTACTTTGACGGCCACACCAGCCGCCTGTTCCAACTGGCCAGCCACATGCACAACACCCTGCGGCTGGGCCTGCTGATCAAGGAGTTCCGCAAACGCGTCGACACCCCCGTGCGCGTGGTCGTGGGCGACCCCTTGGGGCGCGATGTGCTGGACCCGCTGGCAGGGGACAGCAAACAGATGATGGATTTCCTGCGCAAAGCGACGTATGACCTCAATCCAGGTCCGGTCAAACATTTTGATCTGGGCTATGAATTCGAGGAACGGCACCGCTGA
- a CDS encoding heme lyase CcmF/NrfE family subunit — protein MITELGHFSLILAFLVAIVQAVVPMIGAQRRNAAWMAVAEPAAAAQFFLTLAAFGALMWAFVTSDFSVRLVVLNSHSAKPMLYKISGTWGNHEGSMLLWVLIVSLFGAMAAWFGGNLPPSLRARVLAVQAAIAVAFFAFILFTSNPFLRMAVPPFDGQDLNPLLQDPGLAFHPPFLYLGYVGLSMTFSFAMAALIEGRVDAAWGRWVRPWTLAAWIFLTIGIALGSWWAYYELGWGGFWFWDPVENASFMPWLLAAALFHSAIVVEKRESLKSWTILLAILAFGFSLIGTFIVRSGLLTSVHAFANDPERGVFILAILAVFVGGALTLYALRAGAMEARGVFGMVSRESALLVNNILLAVACFVVFVGTMWPLVAEMFLDRKLSVGPPFFNMAFTPFMVLLGLVLPVGAVMPWKRARLGRAVRLMAPVFVLALALAGLVWMMQTGRSMLGPVGLFLGAWLVMGAAVDLWTRTGRSGMARLFRLPRADWGRAVAHAGFGVTVFGIAGLTAWQSEDIRVAQLGQPFDVGAYTLTLDAVRDSEGPNYFATTGFVTLARDGREIARMRPEKRVYPVAQMPTTEAAIDQSLARDVYVVIGDEQDAGGWAVRTYIKPLVNWIWIGCALMALGGGLSLSDRRFRVAAGARKPQAVPAE, from the coding sequence ATGATTACAGAACTTGGTCACTTTTCCCTGATCCTCGCCTTTCTGGTGGCGATCGTACAGGCCGTGGTGCCGATGATCGGCGCGCAGCGGCGCAATGCGGCGTGGATGGCGGTGGCAGAACCCGCCGCCGCGGCGCAATTCTTCCTGACGCTGGCGGCCTTTGGTGCGCTGATGTGGGCCTTTGTCACCTCGGATTTCTCGGTGCGGCTGGTGGTGCTGAACAGCCATTCCGCGAAACCGATGCTGTATAAAATCAGCGGCACTTGGGGCAACCACGAGGGGTCGATGCTGCTCTGGGTGCTGATCGTCTCGCTGTTCGGCGCGATGGCCGCGTGGTTCGGGGGCAACCTGCCACCTTCCTTGCGCGCGCGCGTATTGGCGGTGCAGGCAGCTATCGCGGTGGCGTTCTTCGCCTTTATCCTCTTCACCTCGAACCCGTTCCTGCGCATGGCGGTGCCCCCCTTCGACGGGCAGGACCTGAACCCGCTGTTGCAGGACCCCGGGCTGGCCTTCCATCCGCCGTTTCTCTACCTGGGCTATGTCGGCCTCAGCATGACCTTCAGCTTTGCCATGGCCGCCCTGATCGAGGGGCGGGTCGACGCCGCATGGGGCCGTTGGGTGCGCCCGTGGACGCTGGCCGCGTGGATCTTCCTGACCATCGGCATCGCGCTGGGATCGTGGTGGGCCTACTACGAACTGGGCTGGGGCGGCTTCTGGTTCTGGGATCCGGTCGAGAATGCCTCGTTCATGCCATGGCTGCTGGCCGCCGCCCTGTTCCATTCCGCCATCGTGGTGGAAAAACGCGAAAGCCTGAAGTCCTGGACGATCCTGCTGGCGATCCTGGCCTTTGGCTTTTCGCTGATCGGCACTTTCATCGTACGCTCGGGCCTGCTGACCTCGGTCCATGCCTTTGCCAACGACCCCGAACGCGGCGTGTTCATCCTTGCCATCCTCGCGGTCTTCGTCGGCGGTGCGCTCACGCTTTATGCCCTGCGTGCAGGGGCAATGGAGGCGCGGGGCGTATTCGGCATGGTCAGCCGCGAAAGCGCGCTGCTGGTGAACAACATCCTGCTGGCGGTGGCCTGTTTCGTGGTCTTTGTCGGCACCATGTGGCCGCTGGTGGCCGAGATGTTCCTCGACCGCAAGCTCAGCGTCGGCCCGCCGTTCTTCAACATGGCCTTCACCCCCTTCATGGTACTGCTGGGGCTGGTGCTGCCCGTGGGCGCGGTGATGCCGTGGAAACGCGCCAGACTGGGGCGCGCCGTGCGGCTGATGGCACCGGTGTTCGTGCTGGCGCTGGCGCTGGCCGGACTGGTCTGGATGATGCAGACGGGGCGCAGCATGCTGGGGCCGGTGGGCCTGTTCCTGGGGGCGTGGCTGGTCATGGGGGCGGCGGTCGACCTGTGGACACGCACCGGACGCAGCGGCATGGCCCGCCTGTTCCGCCTGCCACGCGCCGACTGGGGCCGCGCCGTGGCCCACGCAGGCTTTGGCGTGACCGTCTTCGGCATCGCAGGGCTGACCGCATGGCAATCCGAGGACATTCGCGTCGCCCAGCTGGGGCAGCCCTTCGACGTCGGGGCCTATACATTGACGCTGGACGCGGTGCGCGACAGCGAGGGGCCGAACTATTTCGCCACCACCGGCTTTGTCACGCTGGCCCGCGACGGCCGCGAGATTGCCCGGATGCGCCCCGAAAAACGGGTCTATCCCGTGGCGCAAATGCCCACGACCGAGGCCGCGATCGACCAGTCGCTCGCCCGAGACGTCTATGTGGTGATCGGCGACGAACAGGACGCGGGCGGCTGGGCCGTGCGCACCTATATCAAACCGCTGGTCAACTGGATCTGGATCGGTTGTGCGCTGATGGCCCTTGGCGGCGGTCTCAGCCTCAGCGACCGGCGCTTCCGTGTGGCGGCAGGCGCGCGCAAACCGCAAGCGGTGCCTGCGGAATGA
- a CDS encoding holin-associated N-acetylmuramidase gives MQTVRDIANEIVAREGGYVNDPDDPGGATKFGVTIHTMRRLGLDLDADGDVDATDVQHLTRAQAVDIFIRHYFDRPLIAELPSGLQATVFDMYVNAGANAVRILQRLLCEMGHTVAVDGALGPQSIKATHAAYGTAPQAMVDAYGIARRNYYFRIADRRPASRKYARTRAGGKGGWIRRAEEFISASFHMTTAEFNARVAVWG, from the coding sequence ATGCAAACCGTCAGAGACATCGCAAATGAAATCGTCGCCCGCGAGGGCGGCTATGTGAACGACCCCGACGATCCGGGCGGGGCGACCAAATTCGGCGTCACCATTCACACCATGCGGCGGCTGGGGCTGGATCTGGACGCAGACGGCGATGTGGACGCGACCGACGTGCAGCATCTGACACGGGCGCAGGCGGTGGACATCTTCATCCGCCACTATTTCGACCGCCCCCTGATTGCGGAACTGCCCAGCGGTCTGCAAGCAACGGTTTTCGACATGTATGTGAACGCCGGGGCCAATGCCGTGCGCATCCTGCAACGGCTGCTGTGCGAGATGGGACACACCGTGGCCGTGGACGGTGCCTTGGGGCCGCAGTCGATCAAGGCGACCCATGCGGCCTATGGCACGGCCCCGCAGGCCATGGTCGACGCTTACGGCATCGCGCGGCGCAACTATTACTTTCGCATCGCCGACCGCCGCCCCGCCAGCCGCAAATACGCGCGCACGCGGGCAGGCGGCAAAGGCGGCTGGATCAGGCGGGCCGAGGAATTCATCAGCGCGTCCTTTCACATGACAACAGCAGAATTTAACGCACGGGTGGCGGTATGGGGATGA
- the argC gene encoding N-acetyl-gamma-glutamyl-phosphate reductase: MTHSVAILGASGYTGAELIRLIAEHPSIEIKALGAFSKAGQKLAEVFPHLRHLDLPDMVAFDTIDWSGIDLCFCALPHKTSQEVIRDLPKTLKIVDLSADFRLRDPADYKKWYGNDHAAIEMQSEAVYGLTEFYRDDIAAARLVAGTGCNAATGQFALRPLIAAGVIGLDDIIMDLKCAVSGAGRSLKENLLHAELSEGYHAYAVGGTHRHLGEFDQEFSKVAGRPVQVQFTPHLIPANRGILATCYVSGNADAVHATLAAAYENEPFIQVLPQGEAPSTRHIRGSNFCHIGVVGDRIDGRCIVVAALDNLTKGSSGQALQNANLMLGLPETAGLMMAPLFP, from the coding sequence ATGACCCATTCTGTCGCAATCCTGGGGGCCAGCGGTTACACTGGCGCCGAACTGATCCGGCTGATCGCCGAACATCCATCCATTGAAATCAAGGCCTTGGGCGCGTTTTCCAAGGCCGGTCAAAAGCTGGCCGAGGTGTTCCCGCACCTGCGCCATCTGGACCTGCCGGATATGGTCGCCTTTGACACGATCGACTGGTCGGGCATCGACCTGTGCTTTTGCGCGCTGCCCCACAAGACCAGCCAGGAGGTCATCCGCGACCTGCCCAAGACGCTGAAAATCGTCGACCTCAGCGCCGATTTCCGGCTGCGCGATCCGGCGGACTATAAAAAATGGTACGGCAACGACCACGCCGCCATCGAAATGCAGTCCGAAGCGGTTTACGGCCTGACCGAATTCTACCGCGACGACATCGCCGCCGCGCGGCTGGTGGCGGGCACGGGCTGCAACGCGGCGACGGGCCAGTTCGCCCTGCGCCCGCTGATTGCCGCCGGTGTGATCGGGCTGGACGACATCATCATGGACCTGAAATGCGCGGTCTCCGGCGCGGGCCGGTCGCTCAAGGAAAACCTGCTGCACGCCGAGCTGAGCGAGGGCTATCACGCCTATGCCGTCGGCGGCACGCACCGGCACTTGGGCGAGTTCGACCAGGAGTTTTCCAAGGTCGCAGGCCGCCCGGTGCAGGTGCAGTTCACCCCGCACCTGATCCCCGCCAACCGGGGTATTCTGGCCACCTGCTACGTCTCGGGCAACGCGGATGCCGTGCACGCCACGCTGGCCGCGGCCTATGAGAACGAACCGTTCATTCAGGTCCTGCCACAAGGCGAGGCGCCCAGCACGCGCCACATCCGCGGCAGCAACTTTTGCCACATCGGCGTGGTGGGCGACCGGATCGACGGACGCTGCATCGTGGTCGCAGCCCTCGACAACCTGACCAAGGGCTCCAGCGGACAGGCGCTGCAAAACGCCAACCTGATGCTGGGCCTGCCGGAAACCGCCGGCCTGATGATGGCACCGCTGTTCCCCTAA
- a CDS encoding IS110 family transposase, with the protein MTKMINDTIGIDISKAHLDAHRLSTATHARFDNTATGLRAFERWLGQTTPERVVFEPTGPYHRRLESHFSGRLPLVKVNPLQARRFAQAHGTRAKTDAVDARMLALMGRALELVPDQPTDPKQREIKELHVARTGLVRDRTALMNRLGTQQLDVTRRLTRARLRQVNHQIDRLNAEIERRNRDCPERARATGILTSIPGIGAITARALLSECPEIGTLGSKQIAALAGLAPITCQSGQWSGKAHIQGGRRLLRESLFMPALVAMKRNPDLSQKYDALRAAGKPHKVALAVLMRKLLILANTLISENREWTPKHP; encoded by the coding sequence ATGACGAAGATGATCAACGATACCATCGGCATCGACATCTCGAAAGCGCATCTTGACGCGCACCGGCTCAGCACCGCAACCCACGCCCGGTTCGACAATACCGCGACAGGCCTGCGCGCCTTCGAGCGCTGGTTGGGGCAGACAACGCCGGAGCGCGTGGTCTTCGAGCCCACCGGCCCCTACCACCGACGCCTCGAGAGCCATTTCTCAGGCCGCCTGCCGCTCGTCAAGGTGAACCCGCTGCAGGCCCGCCGCTTCGCGCAGGCCCACGGCACACGCGCTAAGACCGACGCGGTCGATGCCCGCATGCTCGCGCTCATGGGGCGCGCGCTGGAGCTGGTTCCGGACCAGCCAACCGACCCCAAACAGCGTGAAATCAAGGAGTTGCATGTCGCCCGCACCGGGCTGGTGCGGGATCGTACCGCGCTGATGAACCGCCTTGGCACGCAACAGCTCGACGTGACCCGCCGCCTGACCCGGGCACGCCTGCGTCAGGTCAACCACCAGATCGACAGGCTTAACGCCGAAATCGAACGGCGAAACCGCGATTGCCCGGAACGCGCCAGGGCAACCGGCATTCTCACCTCGATCCCCGGGATCGGTGCCATCACCGCACGGGCGCTGCTCAGCGAATGCCCCGAGATCGGCACTCTGGGGTCAAAGCAGATCGCGGCGCTCGCAGGTCTCGCGCCGATCACGTGTCAGTCCGGTCAGTGGAGCGGAAAGGCCCACATCCAGGGCGGGCGCAGGCTCCTGCGCGAGAGCCTGTTCATGCCCGCCCTCGTCGCCATGAAGCGAAACCCCGATCTGAGCCAGAAATACGATGCCCTCAGAGCCGCCGGAAAACCCCACAAGGTCGCGCTCGCCGTCCTCATGCGAAAACTCCTGATCCTCGCAAACACTCTCATAAGCGAAAACAGAGAATGGACACCAAAACACCCTTGA
- a CDS encoding enoyl-CoA hydratase-related protein yields MHYETLTYDLTDGIATVTLNRPEKMNALNSQMRAEIEQAVTRGGKEARVVVLTGSGDRAFCSGQDLGDGTGGLGAENTERTLRDEYAPMLRAIVNCPVPTICAVNGAAAGAGANLALAADVVIAAERAYFMQAFARIALIPDAGGTYTLPRTMGMSKAMGAALFADRISARQADDWGMIWEAVPDADFDSHWKARAAHLANGPTKTYGAIKRVLRSSWANDLEEQLELEASEQGQCAESRDFVEGVVAFTEKRQAKFEGR; encoded by the coding sequence ATGCATTACGAAACGCTGACTTACGATCTGACCGACGGCATTGCCACCGTGACGCTGAACCGTCCCGAAAAGATGAATGCGCTGAACAGCCAGATGCGCGCCGAGATCGAACAGGCCGTGACCCGTGGCGGCAAGGAAGCGCGCGTTGTGGTGCTGACCGGCTCGGGCGACCGGGCGTTCTGCTCGGGTCAGGATCTGGGCGACGGCACCGGCGGTCTGGGGGCTGAAAACACCGAACGTACCCTGCGCGACGAATACGCGCCGATGCTGCGCGCCATTGTGAATTGCCCGGTGCCGACCATCTGCGCCGTGAACGGGGCCGCTGCGGGGGCAGGGGCCAACCTTGCGCTGGCCGCCGACGTGGTGATCGCCGCCGAGCGCGCCTATTTCATGCAGGCCTTTGCCCGCATCGCCCTGATCCCCGACGCCGGTGGCACCTATACGCTGCCGCGCACCATGGGCATGTCCAAGGCGATGGGCGCGGCCCTGTTCGCTGACCGTATCAGCGCCAGACAGGCCGACGACTGGGGCATGATCTGGGAAGCGGTGCCGGACGCCGATTTTGACAGCCACTGGAAGGCGCGCGCCGCCCATCTGGCCAACGGCCCCACCAAAACCTATGGCGCGATCAAACGGGTGCTGCGGTCAAGCTGGGCCAATGATCTGGAAGAACAGCTTGAGCTGGAAGCATCCGAACAAGGCCAATGCGCCGAGAGCCGCGATTTTGTCGAAGGCGTCGTGGCCTTTACCGAAAAGCGCCAGGCGAAATTCGAGGGACGGTAA
- a CDS encoding holin family protein, whose translation MGMIERMFGLLFGNGGNVVRDTVEVFRENAEVGSARAHDVQVQAMRQFGAEYAVARQGWFDRFVDGLNRLPRPMLAFGTLGLFISAMVEPLWFAERMQGIALVPEPLWWLLGVIVSFYFGARHQVKAQEFQRQIVGTMAHVPQVMDNIRALRELRADSVGVADTGNDARLTTAAILPDRNAALEVWKRAG comes from the coding sequence ATGGGGATGATTGAACGGATGTTTGGCCTGTTGTTCGGCAACGGGGGCAATGTGGTGCGCGACACGGTCGAAGTGTTCCGCGAAAACGCCGAGGTCGGCAGCGCCCGCGCCCATGACGTGCAGGTACAGGCCATGCGCCAGTTCGGCGCGGAATATGCCGTGGCGCGGCAGGGGTGGTTCGACCGCTTTGTCGACGGACTGAACCGCCTGCCGCGCCCGATGCTGGCCTTTGGCACGTTGGGCCTGTTCATCTCGGCCATGGTAGAACCGCTTTGGTTTGCCGAACGGATGCAGGGCATCGCACTGGTGCCCGAACCGCTGTGGTGGCTGCTGGGGGTGATCGTGTCCTTCTATTTCGGCGCGCGCCATCAGGTCAAAGCGCAGGAATTCCAGCGCCAGATCGTCGGCACCATGGCCCATGTGCCGCAGGTCATGGACAACATCCGCGCCCTGCGTGAATTGCGCGCCGACAGCGTCGGCGTCGCCGACACCGGCAACGACGCGCGCCTGACCACGGCGGCGATTCTGCCGGACCGGAATGCGGCGCTGGAGGTCTGGAAACGGGCGGGTTAG
- a CDS encoding cytochrome c-type biogenesis protein, producing MKRLLMILLLLATPLRAVEPGEVLDNPALETRAREISQGLRCLVCRNESIDESHAPLARDLRLLVRDRLLAGDSDAEVVDFIVARYGEYVLLRPQATGANWLLWAAGPVMLLLALLAAVLYLRARSRAPRRQEQALSEAETRRLAEILKD from the coding sequence ATGAAACGGCTGCTGATGATCCTGCTGTTGCTGGCCACCCCCCTCCGGGCGGTCGAACCGGGCGAGGTGCTGGACAACCCCGCGCTCGAAACCCGCGCCCGCGAGATCAGCCAGGGCCTGCGCTGCCTGGTCTGCCGCAACGAAAGCATCGACGAAAGCCACGCGCCGCTGGCCCGCGACCTGCGCCTGCTGGTGCGCGACCGTCTGCTGGCCGGTGACAGCGACGCCGAAGTGGTGGATTTCATCGTGGCGCGCTACGGCGAATATGTGCTGCTGCGCCCGCAAGCCACGGGGGCCAACTGGCTGCTGTGGGCGGCGGGGCCGGTGATGCTGCTGCTGGCGCTGCTGGCCGCTGTGCTTTACCTGCGTGCCAGATCGCGCGCGCCGCGACGGCAGGAACAGGCGCTGAGCGAAGCGGAAACCAGGCGGCTGGCCGAAATTCTGAAAGATTGA
- a CDS encoding IS110 family transposase, translating to MTKMINDTIGIDISKAHLDAHRLSTATHARFDNTATGLRAFERWLGQTTPERVVFEPTGPYHRRLESHFSGRLPLVKVNPLQARRFAQAHGTRAKTDAVDARMLALMGRALELVPDQPTDPKQREIKELHVARTGLVRDRTALMNRLGTQQLDVTRRLTRARLRQVNHQIDRLNAEIERRNRDCPERARAIGILTSIPGIGAITARALLSECPEIGTLGSKQIAALAGLAPITCQSGQWSGKAHIQGGRRLLRESLFMPALVAMKRNPDLSQKYDALRAAGKPHKVALAVLMRKLLILANTLISENREWTPKHP from the coding sequence ATGACGAAGATGATCAACGATACCATCGGCATCGACATCTCGAAAGCGCATCTTGACGCGCACCGGCTCAGCACCGCAACCCACGCCCGGTTCGACAATACCGCGACAGGCCTGCGCGCCTTCGAGCGCTGGTTGGGGCAGACAACGCCGGAGCGCGTGGTCTTCGAGCCCACCGGCCCCTACCACCGACGCCTCGAGAGCCATTTCTCAGGCCGCCTGCCGCTCGTCAAGGTGAACCCGCTGCAGGCCCGCCGCTTCGCGCAGGCCCACGGCACACGCGCTAAGACCGACGCGGTCGATGCCCGCATGCTCGCGCTCATGGGGCGCGCGCTGGAGCTGGTTCCGGACCAGCCAACCGACCCCAAACAGCGTGAAATCAAGGAGTTGCATGTCGCCCGCACCGGGCTGGTGCGGGATCGTACCGCGCTGATGAACCGCCTTGGCACGCAACAGCTCGACGTGACCCGCCGCCTGACCCGGGCACGCCTGCGTCAGGTCAACCACCAGATCGACAGGCTTAACGCCGAAATCGAACGGCGAAACCGCGATTGCCCGGAACGCGCCAGGGCAATCGGCATTCTCACCTCGATCCCCGGGATCGGTGCCATCACCGCACGGGCGCTGCTCAGCGAATGCCCCGAGATCGGCACTCTGGGGTCAAAGCAGATCGCGGCGCTCGCAGGTCTCGCGCCGATCACGTGTCAGTCCGGTCAGTGGAGCGGAAAGGCCCACATCCAGGGCGGGCGCAGGCTCCTGCGCGAGAGCCTGTTCATGCCCGCCCTCGTCGCCATGAAGCGAAACCCCGATCTGAGCCAGAAATACGATGCCCTCAGAGCCGCCGGAAAACCCCACAAGGTCGCGCTCGCCGTCCTCATGCGAAAACTCCTGATCCTCGCAAACACTCTCATAAGCGAAAACAGAGAATGGACACCAAAACACCCTTGA